The sequence below is a genomic window from Sphingomonas crusticola.
AGACGGTCGAGCTGGCGAGCCGCAACGTGACGATCCACGCGCTCACGGTTCGTCAACCCGGACTTGTTCCGAGGTCCTCCGAGCCACGTGCGTCAGCGCAAGCCGTAGAATGGATGCCGGAACAAGCCCGGCATGACGGGCTGCACCACGACATCACGCTCTCGGCCCGCGTCTCGAAGGGCACCTACATACGGTCGCTCGCCCGCGACATCGCTTACGCGCTGGGCACGGTGGGTCACGTGACCATGCTTCGCCGTACCAAAGCGGGCCCCTTCGCCCTTGAATCGGCGATATCGCTGGACATATTGGACCAAGCCGCTAAGGACGCGCGGCTGCAGGAGCTGCTCTTGCCGCTGACGGCCGGACTGGACGACATCCCGGTTCTCGCCGTCTCCCCCGATCAGGCTCAAGCGCTCCGCCAGGGACGCCGGCTTATCGGTCACGCAGCGCCACCAGGTCTCAACCTCGCAATGCTGGGCGATTTGCCCGTCGCATTGGTCGAAGTCGGAACCGATATTTCGGTGGTGCGCGGTTTCAACCTGATGTCGGAGTGAAGACACATGACGATCACCGCCGAACGCAAAGCCGAAGTCATCAAGGAACATGCCCGCAGCGAGGGCGACAGCGGCTCCCCCGAGGTCCAGATCGCAATCCTGACCGAGCGGATCGTCAACCTGACCGAGCATTTCAAGA
It includes:
- the truB gene encoding tRNA pseudouridine(55) synthase TruB translates to MTGAPLHGWIILDKPVGLGSTQAVSAVKRALRTGGHGKAKVGHGGTLDPLASGVLPIAIGEATKLSGRMLDADKAYDFTIRFGEETDTLDAEGAVIGRSDVRPTLAEVEAVLTRFTGPISQIPPAYSALKVDGKRAYDLARAGETVELASRNVTIHALTVRQPGLVPRSSEPRASAQAVEWMPEQARHDGLHHDITLSARVSKGTYIRSLARDIAYALGTVGHVTMLRRTKAGPFALESAISLDILDQAAKDARLQELLLPLTAGLDDIPVLAVSPDQAQALRQGRRLIGHAAPPGLNLAMLGDLPVALVEVGTDISVVRGFNLMSE